From the Desulfovibrio sp. genome, the window AGGAAACCTGCGTGTTGCAAACTGGCGCTGCTGCCGCTGTTTCCGCGTCCCCATTGTGGTTTGGTGCAAATCCGCTACAGTATGCCCATGATACGTTATGGATTTGCCTGCAAGACCATCGGGGTACCCGGCGCTGACCTGAGCGCCCTTACCCTTGCGCGGGCCACGCCCGAAAACATGCTCGCCGTGTGCCGCCATAACCTGCGCGCACTGGGAACCATATTGCGCTACTGCGCCTCGGCGCGCATCCCCCTGATGCGCATAAGCTCGGACATCATCCCGCTGGCCTCGCACCCGCAAAACACATTTGACTGGCGTGCCAAGCTGCACGAGGAATTTGAGGCACTGCGCGCAGTGCTGAAGAAAACCGGCATCCGGGTTTCCATGCATCCCGGTCAGTACACGGTGCTTAACTCCCCTCGGCAAGAGGTGGTGGAGCATGCCGTTGCCGACCTTGTATTTCATGCCGACTTTCTTGACGCGTTGGGGGCGGACGGCAGCGCCCGTATAGTGCTGCACCTCGGCGGGGGCTATGGCGACAGGGCTTCGGCTCTGGCTCGACTGACGGAAAACCTGCTGGCCCTGCCGCCGCACGTTCTGACCCGCATCTCTCTTGAAAATGACGAGCGCACCTTCACCATTGAAGATGCGCTGCATATCTGCAAAAAATGCGGCCTGCCTGCCATCTTTGACGTTTTTCACCATTCCCTGAATACCCCGGCAAAGGGGAATCTGGCGCACTGGCTTGATCGCGCTATGGAAAGCTGGAGTCCGCAGCAAGGCCGCCCCAAACTGCACTACAGCCAGCAGCTTGCAGGCGGTAAACCGGGCATGCACTCGCGCACCATTGCCATGCGTGAATTTATGGAATTTCATCAGTCGCTGGGTCAGCGCGAGGTGGATGTGATGCTGGAGGTGAAGGACAAAAACCTCTCAGCCGAAAAATGCATCCAGCTCACCAATTCTGGGCTGACGCGGCAGGAGCTTACGGCCCAGTGGGCCAGATACAAGTATCTGGTGCTGGAACGGGATCAGGCCGCCTACACGGGCATACGCGGCCTGCTCAAGGCGGAGACGCCCGATGCCAAGGGTTTTTATGCGCTGGTGGAGCAGGCCATGGAAAAGGAACTTTACGGGCCGCAGGCGCGCAATGCCGCCGAGCATGTATGGGGCTATGTGGACAAGCTGGCCTCGCCCGCAGAAAAAAAGCGCGCCCTGACGGGCATGGCTGAGCTGCAAAACGGCGTTGCCGCCCTGCCGCGCGTCAAACGCCTGCTGCTGACCCTGGCCGAACGGCATAAGGTGGAATACCTGCTGCACAGCATCTATTTTTATGTGTAGCAAAAAAAATTGGCGCAGGGCAGAACCGTGCGCCGAACGATGTCAGGCTGTTTCGCCCTGCCACTCCATGTGCAACAGGGGGTAGGGATTGCCCTGCCCATCCAGAGCCGACCGCCCCACCACCTTGAAACCCTGCCGCTCATAAAAAGCCAGAGCCTGCGGATTCTGTTCGTTCACATCCAGCGTCAGCCGGGAGTGCAAGGCCCGCACGTGCTCCAGAAGCGCCCTGCCCACACCGTGACGGAAGCAGCGCGGCTCAACAAAGAGCATTTCCACCTGCGTGCCGTTGCAGCCAATAAAGCCCGCCAACGGGCTGCCCGCAGCGTGTTGCGCGGAAGCAGCCTGCCCGCAATGCGCAAGCTCCGCCACCCATAAAACTTCCACGCCCGACAGATAGATGTTGCGCACATCATGAAACAGGCGTTCCATCTCGCCGGAAGGCAAAAATGGTGAGTGGCCTCCACGCTGCGCCGCCACAAATCCGCCAGGGGCATATGGTCGCAGGCCGTTGCCTGCCGAATGCGAACCTCGCAAGTACTGCCCAGTTCTTCAGCGCCGCTCATCGTCCACTCTGAGAAGCAACCCCGGCCAGCAGCCCGGCAGTGCGGTCTACACGCAGGGGTGGCACATGGCTTTGCACTTCAAGGGTAAACTGCTCCTTGACCAGTTGACCGCCGTCAAGCAGGGCGCGGGCGCGAGCCTCGCGGTCAGGCGCGGCCGAAACCAAAGCCGGAGCCGACTGCTCATGCCCGTTGGCGTACTTGGGCGAAAAATGTCTTTCGACCAGCGCCACGCAAACAGTATAAGCCACAAAAACCACTGTTACACCGCCGAGAAACAGCGCCGTGCGCCATAACATCTTGAGCGTTTCCATACATCTCCCGACCTGAAGGTGTTATGCAGGCGTGGCTACCCCGGCAGAGGGAGCCAATACTTCCATCATGTCGCCCGTGCGCACAGCGCCGCCGTGCAGCACCTTGGCAAAGACCCCCTGGGTGGGCATGATACATTCACCCATAGTGTGGAATATCTGGCAATGGCTGTGGCATTCCTTGCCGATCTGCGTAACTTCCAGCAGCACGTCATTACACGCAATGCGGGTTCCCACCGGCAGAGCGGCAAAATCAATGCCGTCCACTATCAGATTCTCGCCAAAACAGCCGTTGGCGACCAGAGCGCCCCTCGCCTTGAAGGCCTCAATGGCCTGCCACGAAAGCAGACTCACCTGACGGTGCCAGTTGCCCGCATGTGCATCGCCCTCAATGCCATGATTTTCAATAATATTTGCCTGATCCACGGCCTTTTTGGCCGTGCCTTTTTTCTGGCTGGTGCAAATGGCTATGATCTTGCCCATACTACATTTCCTTTACAGTCTTTATGCCTTGCCGCCTGCAAGCGGCTGCCCGCAGTCTGCCCCAGATAGGCGGGTGCGTCCAGTCCGGCGGCAAGCCTGCGGCCTGACACATCAAACATGCTTGCCCACCCGCCATATTCGCAGGCGGAAAGCCGTGCACGCAGGCACGTGAGCCGCCGAGCTATCTAATAACACTATTTACATATGTTATCACAAGCCGCGCCGCCCGCCAAGATGAACGGCCTCAGTAATTATACTTCCAGGTCAGGCCGCCCTTGGTGCTCTGCTGCTCGGTGCGTAGTTCAAGATTGGCCTTGGGGGTCAGCTCCAGCTGAATCACAAAGGCGGTTGTGCCCTGCTTGGCGCCCTGCTGCACACCCACATAGATATCTTCCGTGAGGTACTTGCCCATCTCCACCGAGCTGCCCGCCGCCATGCCTTCGCCGCCTTGGCCCGACTGGCCCGTCCCGGTTGTGCCGGGAGCGCCGGAATTGAAACGCAGCACATCGACGCCCAGAGCCTGACGTGCAGAATCCAGCACCCCACCGCCGCCGCTGCCCGAGCCAAATCCTGCCAGTTGCGCCACGGCTGCTGCCAGACGCAGATTTTCAAACCGCCCAAGCTCACTGGCACTTTTGCCAAAAAGTATCTGGGCAAGAATTTCATCACGCGGCATTTCAGGGTCGCTGCTCAGGATCAGCTGCATTTTGCGCACCGTGCCCACAATGCTGATATTGGCCATGAGCGCAGGGGTCTGAGTGGTCAGCATGATATCCAGCAGAGGATTGGAGACAGCCCCGCCGCCAAAGGTCACAGCGCCCCGCGCCAGCTTGAAATTTTTGCCCAGAATATCAAGGCTGCCTTTTACGGCGCTAAGTTGGCCGGAGATCAGCGGTTCGGCGGGCGTGCCGCCCACATGCATATCTGCCTTCCACTCGCTCTTGAGGCCAAACCCTTCCACGACAAAGCGGCCGGGGATGACAATGCGCAAGTCCAGCAAACCCGCATTGCCGCCAGAGGCGGGAGCCGTTGAGGCCGGGCCTACGGCAGCGGAGGATGCGGCCTTTTTGCCCTGCGGCGCGGCAGGTGTGGGCGGTTCATGCCCTGCTCTGGCCCAGGCGGGCGAAACCTCGCTGATGGGCAAGGTGGTGATGCTGGTGCCCAC encodes:
- the uvsE gene encoding UV DNA damage repair endonuclease UvsE; translated protein: MIRYGFACKTIGVPGADLSALTLARATPENMLAVCRHNLRALGTILRYCASARIPLMRISSDIIPLASHPQNTFDWRAKLHEEFEALRAVLKKTGIRVSMHPGQYTVLNSPRQEVVEHAVADLVFHADFLDALGADGSARIVLHLGGGYGDRASALARLTENLLALPPHVLTRISLENDERTFTIEDALHICKKCGLPAIFDVFHHSLNTPAKGNLAHWLDRAMESWSPQQGRPKLHYSQQLAGGKPGMHSRTIAMREFMEFHQSLGQREVDVMLEVKDKNLSAEKCIQLTNSGLTRQELTAQWARYKYLVLERDQAAYTGIRGLLKAETPDAKGFYALVEQAMEKELYGPQARNAAEHVWGYVDKLASPAEKKRALTGMAELQNGVAALPRVKRLLLTLAERHKVEYLLHSIYFYV
- a CDS encoding GNAT family N-acetyltransferase translates to MAAQRGGHSPFLPSGEMERLFHDVRNIYLSGVEVLWVAELAHCGQAASAQHAAGSPLAGFIGCNGTQVEMLFVEPRCFRHGVGRALLEHVRALHSRLTLDVNEQNPQALAFYERQGFKVVGRSALDGQGNPYPLLHMEWQGETA
- a CDS encoding MOSC domain-containing protein, coding for MGKIIAICTSQKKGTAKKAVDQANIIENHGIEGDAHAGNWHRQVSLLSWQAIEAFKARGALVANGCFGENLIVDGIDFAALPVGTRIACNDVLLEVTQIGKECHSHCQIFHTMGECIMPTQGVFAKVLHGGAVRTGDMMEVLAPSAGVATPA